A region from the Lentisphaera profundi genome encodes:
- a CDS encoding type II toxin-antitoxin system Phd/YefM family antitoxin, whose product MQTITYTKARNNLAKEMERVSSDHDYTVITRANQESAVLMSLEDFSSWQETAYLLSSPSNAKRLMRSLEQLDSGGGQVRELIEDD is encoded by the coding sequence ATGCAGACGATTACCTACACAAAAGCAAGAAACAACCTCGCTAAAGAAATGGAAAGAGTGAGTTCAGATCACGATTATACGGTGATAACCCGAGCTAATCAGGAGAGTGCAGTGCTGATGTCTTTGGAAGATTTTTCATCTTGGCAAGAAACGGCGTATTTACTTTCGAGTCCAAGTAATGCAAAACGCTTGATGCGTTCACTTGAACAACTCGATAGTGGCGGAGGCCAAGTTAGGGAACTTATAGAGGATGATTAA
- a CDS encoding Txe/YoeB family addiction module toxin, producing MIKKFSDDAWDDYVYWQTQDKKTLKRINLLIKDTERDPFSGIGKPEPLKHNLSGSWSRRIDEKNRMVYRIKKEGDQEILEIAALRYHY from the coding sequence ATGATTAAAAAATTCTCTGACGATGCCTGGGACGATTATGTTTATTGGCAGACTCAAGATAAAAAGACACTCAAGCGAATAAACCTTTTGATCAAAGATACTGAGCGAGATCCATTTTCAGGGATCGGTAAACCAGAGCCACTTAAACATAATCTGAGTGGTTCTTGGTCACGTAGAATAGATGAAAAAAACCGCATGGTTTACCGGATTAAAAAAGAAGGCGATCAAGAAATTTTAGAGATAGCGGCTTTGCGTTATCACTATTAA